A window of the Zeugodacus cucurbitae isolate PBARC_wt_2022May chromosome 2, idZeuCucr1.2, whole genome shotgun sequence genome harbors these coding sequences:
- the LOC105214345 gene encoding dorsal-ventral patterning protein tolloid translates to MVLLHGRQYLLLLFLLPLTAVSCSAKNTHSNQRKHNHPRYLSRQQKSALARQLLLVDGLQVESESYFDVVEQPEQFVEIDTQIAPETKGKHGAIEPTHLKHLLDIAAVESEMSAAIAAGDEEAKNVWSRANANRPAFLFDSGALSKIQSNNTKSINTDDGGNFFYERNIITEEPGVSLAKLKADRQQKNTMKGDDTSGIPRQRLQSLAFRRRLFKQLKGKRVPVHKKKHHKRRIFQSPNEAKSRHNKVKSSVNHNPNLDSFNHFRNTPYLSSVPRSRRAVTAKKERIWDYGVIPYTIDEIFSGVHKALFMRAMRHWENSTCIKFVERDAKVHPNYIHFTVKNCGCCSFVGKRGSGRQAISIGRNCEKFGIVVHELGHVIGFWHEHTRTDRDKHISINKENIMKGQEYNFDVLSPEDVDSLGLPYDYNSIMHYAKNTFAKNVYLETIQPIGLSKSQHIEIGQRLRLSTGDIIKANRLYKCSSCGRTFQENSGEIISPHYEYSAYSAIQDSNVIEDSGSGDYEVSDFDKSLEKCEWRITATNGERIILQIHQVHLLQSTNCAVDYLEIRDGYWYKSPVIKRLCGNVTEETVRSSSSRMLISYVNHHAVRGYRGFSANFEVTCGGDIFLTESRRVDSPNYPLEYLPDRECIWRISAPENRQVGLKFQSFELENHDNCAYDYVEIRDGNDSDSQLIGIYCGYILPPNIKSNSNQMFVKFVSDGSVQKVGFSAVFLQELDECKFTNHGCQHECINTLGSYQCACFAGYELQADGRTCEDACGGIINASIPNGTLHSPSFPDVYPISKECVWEVVAPPNHAVFLNFTHFDLEGTKYQYTECNYDYLLAYSKLRDSRLKKIGIYCGQELPPVLRSEHNVLRLEFYSDKNIQRTGFSANIVIDFDECSVDNGGCQHHCLNTFGSYKCSCRNAFTLHENQHNCTETKCKFEITSPKGTIYSPNFPNEYPHNTYCFWHFRTVLGHRVQLTFHEFEMENHQECFYDYLALYDGKSENSSTLGIYCGGHEPYAVVASTNEMFMVLRTDASLQRKGFRATYSTECGGYLQATNETQVFYSHPRYGSRVYNRHMYCNWRIQADSESSVQIKFLHFEVEYSDRCKYDAVEIREEIFEEKYMDVRSNHGRYCGNRKPPTITSYTDTLLMRFQTDGSTSLRGFAVSFVAVEPPEEDLIDELDAVTPFPGYMRSVYYASDTGSDFDD, encoded by the exons ATGGTTTTGTTGCATGGACGACAGtatctgttattgttgtttttgttaccgCTAACGGCAGTGTCTTGTAGCGCCAAGAATACACATTCAAATCAGCGCAAACACAACCATCCTCGGTATTTGAGTCGTCAACAAAAGAGTGCACTTGCCCGCCAATTGCTCCTCGTCGATGGGTTGCAGGTGGAATCGGAGAGTTATTTCGACGTAGTGGAACAACCAGAACAATTTGTGGAAATCGATACGCAAATC GCGCCAGAAACGAAAGGCAAACATGGCGCCATTGAACCAACTCATCTAAAGCATTTGCTTGATATCGCCGCCGTTGAGTCGGAGATGTCAGCCGCCATTGCAGCCGGCGACGAGGAGGCGAAGAACGTCTGGAGTCGCGCCAACGCAAATCGGCCGGCCTTCCTTTTCGACAGCGGCGCTTTGTCGAAAATACAATCGAATAATACAAAAAGTATAAACACCGATGATGGAGGGAATTTTTTCTACGAACGAAACATTATTACCGAAGAGCCGGGAGTATCGCTAGCAAAGCTTAAAGCAGACCGCCAACAAAAGAACACAATGAAGGGAGACGACACAAGCGGCATCCCACGCCAGCGGCTACAGAGCTTGGCATTTCGAAG GCGTTTATTTAAACAACTTAAAGGCAAAAGGGTACCGGTCCACAAAAAGAAGCACCACAAGAGACGTATTTTTCAGTCTCCCAATGAAGCGAAAAGCAG GCACAACAAGGTCAAATCAAGTGTCAATCATAACCCTAATCTAGACTCATTCAACCACTTTAGAAACACTCCATATTTAAGTTCAGTACCTCGTTCACGGCGTGCAGTTACCGCCAAAAAGGAACGCATTTGGGATTACGGTGTCATACCGTATACCATCGACGAGATATTCAGCGGGGTACACAAGGCGCTCTTCATGAGAGCCATGCGCCATTGGGAGAATTCCACatgtattaaatttgttgaACGCGATGCTAAGGTGCACCctaattacatacattttactGTTAAAAATTGTGGTTGCTGCTCGTTTGTGGGCAAGCGCGGTTCCGGACGACAAGCCATTTCGATTGGTCGCAACTGTGAAAAATTCGGAATTGTCGTGCATGAATTGGGACATGTTATTGGGTTTTGGCACGAACATACGCGCACCGACCGAGATAAGCATATATCTATAAATAAGGAGAATATCATGAAGGGGCAGGAGTATAATTTCGATGTGCTTTCACCGGAGGATGTTGACTCACTGGGTCTACCATATGATTATAATTCAATCATGCATTACGCAAAGAATACTTTTGCCAAGAATGTTTATTTGGAGACCATTCAGCCTATTGGACTATCGAAGTCCCAACATATAGAGATCGGCCAAAGATTACGTCTAAGTACGGGGGATATAATTAAGGCGAATCGATTATATAAATGCAGCAGTTGCGGACGTACATTCCAAGAGAATTCTGGAGAGATAATCTCACCTCATTACGAATACTCAGCATATTCGGCGATACAAGACAGTAATGTGATAGAAGACAGCGGAAGCGGTGATTACGAGGTCAGTGATTTTGACAAATCTCTAGAGAAATGCGAATGGCGTATCACAGCAACAAATGGGGAACGTATTATTTTGCAAATTCATCAAGTG CATCTTCTGCAGTCCACTAACTGTGCTGTGGATTATTTAGAAATACGAGACGGTTATTGGTACAAATCTCCTGTTATTAAGAGACTATGCGGCAATGTCACGGAGGAAACGGTTAGGAGCAGCTCCAGTCGAATGCTCATCAGTTATGTTAATCACCACGCAGTCAGAGGATACCGTGGATTTTCGGCCAATTTCGAGG ttACATGTGGTGGTGACATTTTTCTCACCGAAAGTAGACGTGTTGACTCACCCAATTATCCATTGGAATATCTGCCGGATCGTGAATGCATTTGGCGCATATCGGCACCGGAGAACCGTCAAGTTGGGCTGAAATTTCAGTCATTCGAATTGGAGAATCATGATAACTGTGCTTACGACTATGTGGAAATACGCGATGGTAATGACAGTGACTCTCAATTAATTGGAATTTACTGTGGATATATTCTACCACCAAATATCAA GTCTAATTCAAATCAAATGTTTGTAAAGTTTGTTTCCGATggttcggtccagaaggttggCTTTTCCGCGGTCTTCCTACAAGAGTTGGATGAATGCAAATTTACAAATCATGGCTGTCAGCACGAATGCATCAATACTTTGGGGAGCTATCAGTGTGCTTGCTTTGCTGGCTATGAGCTGCAAGCCGACGGTCGCACTTGCGaag ATGCGTGCGGCGGCATTATCAATGCCTCTATTCCCAATGGGACACTTCATTCGCCGTCATTTCCGGATGTGTACCCCATATCGAAGGAGTGTGTTTGGGAGGTGGTCGCACCGCCCAATCATGCGGTCTTCCTTAATTTTACGCACTTCGATTTGGAAGGCACAAAGTATCAATACACAGAATGTAATTACGATTACCTATTGGCGTACTCTAAGTTACGTGATAGTCGTCTAAAGAAAATCGGTATTTATTGTGGTCAAGAGCTACCACCGGTATTGAGGTCCGAACATAATGTACTGCGCTTGGAATTCTATTCAGACAAAAATATTCAACGGACAGGCTTTTCAGCCAATATTGTAATTG ATTTCGACGAATGCAGCGTGGACAATGGAGGCTGCCAACATCATTGCCTCAATACATTCGGATCATATAAGTGCAGTTGCCGCAATGCATTCACTCTCCACGAGAATCAGCACAATTGCACTGAGACCAAATGCAAGTTTGAGATCACTAGCCCCAAAGGAACCATTTACAGCCCCAACTTCCCAAATGAATATCCACACAACACATACTGTTTTTGGCATTTCCGCACCGTTCTGGGCCACCGAGTGCAGTTGACATTTCATGAATTCGAAATGGAAAACCATCAG GAATGTTTTTACGATTATCTCGCCTTATATGATGGCAAATCTGAGAACAGCTCAACATTGGGCATTTACTGTGGAGGACATGAGCCGTATGCGGTAGTAGCATCCACAAATGAAATGTTCATGGTCCTGCGGACAGATGCATCGCTGCAGCGTAAAGGATTCCGAGCAACATACTCAACAG AATGCGGCGGCTACTTGCAAGCAACAAATGAAACGCAAGTCTTTTATTCACATCCACGCTATGGCAGTCGGGTATACAATCGGCACATGTATTGTAATTGGCGTATACAAGCTGATTCTGAGAGTAgtgttcaaataaaatttttgcactTTGAGGTCGAATATTCGGATCGCTGTAAATATGATGCGGTGGAAATAAGAgaagaaatatttgaagagaAGTATATGGACGTAAGAAGCAATCATGGACGTTATTGTGGCAATAGA AAGCCACCTACAATAACATCATATACCGATACGTTACTGATGAGATTTCAAACGGATGGCAGTACCTCGTTGCGTGGTTTTGCTGTTTCTTTCGTAGCCGTAGAGCCGCCGGAAGAGGATCTTATAGACGAGCTAGACGCTGTTACACCTTTTCCTGGTTACATGCGAAGTGTGTACTATGCATCGGATACAGGCAGCGATTTCGATGATTAA